Genomic window (Primulina eburnea isolate SZY01 chromosome 8, ASM2296580v1, whole genome shotgun sequence):
gattaTCTTAAAGGTAAAAAGAAGACGTGGGCTCGAACGATCATTCGAACATTGTTAAATAACTATGCAAataatttactttaaatattcaaacaaatcAAGTTCGGATTTTGGAATTCAAATGAGACAAACTTTTAAGTTAAAAACAGTTCCATTTTCAGTCTGGAGCTAGCAAAGAAATTGGTTTCAAGCTCGAATATTCTCTTTTGCGGAATAAGGCGCGACTAAGTTTATTGAATAACAACCAGATCGACTTGGGCTTACACAGCACCTGTAATTATTGGACCTGGAATTACTCTCTGCAGGTTGTGAAATACTTTGTTGATCAGAAGACATTtcagaaaataaagtttgtgtACCCCAATAACAAAGATAGCGTGGAGCTAACTGCTAAGGAAGACCTTTTTTGATGATGAGAACCACCTACCCAGTGAATGTGGTGGACTCTGAACTGCAATCATGAAGAGTTTTCAAGATTGATGGTCCAAGATATCAAAACTGCTAAGTTTTGGGAACTTGACAACGATTCGTTCCACAAAATGACGACAAGTGGCGATGAAGACAGTTAGCAGGCTCTGGTTGCGAACAAAGAGTGATTGAGGCTGAAAAATCCCACGGGACTGTATGACCTGACAATAATGCTTGACTCAGATATTTCACTTCAGGATCATAAGTACCTGTTTCCAGCAGACTTATGCTTCGTTTTTCAGGTCTATATTTATTTTGGCATTCATATGTTAGTTAGTTCCACTAAACTCTGTTTAGGTAATAGCAACAAGCGCATGTGCTGCAACTGAAGAAATGacaaagataaaagaaaaaagaaaacccATCAAGCAATAAATACTATGCAGGATGTCCAATTATATCCAAGGAAAGATGATCATCGATAATGATATAGATGCAATAGCTATTTGGTATTATTATCACTTGATTATTCATTTGCATGAGATCCAGGAGCTACTTTTATATCCACCTGTGAGCATAAAATTAACATTGATTTGAACCAGATTTCAAAAAGACCCCAGCTTTCTCTTCTCAAACATAAAaggaaaaattacaaaaaataacAGCACCTTAAAATGTGGAGGAAAACAGTCTTTCAACTTCTCCCTTAGGCACAGACCGACTACGGTGGCCATGCTGCGGTGCTGGATAGTAGGCGTAAAGGTAATCCTGTCACGAACAGAGaattagaaaacaaaaataatacaGAGATGAAGTTAATCAAATACTTACAGAATGCGTCCAAGCTTCTCATCCACAGTTATAGACTCCTCAGAGAGCACGCTGAGCTGCTCCAGTGAATACGGATGCTCTGGATCCCTTATATCCCTCACATGGTGCATTCATTCACAGTGAAGGATCACGCATTAAACTTCAACCCAATACAATATATAGATAATCATCATTACAGGAAGCAAATCAAGAATTTCTAGCTTAGCTTTTCAAAGAAAaccaagaaaatatatcatagaTTTCAAGGGGATCGACGGCGAGAGGGTCGTCTGTGCAAGCGTGCCTCTCCTTCTTAGCGTGAACCACTGGATTTGCGTTTATCAGACCCAAAGTCATCTCTGATTTCTCCCCCTTTCCTCAATAACTCCCAATTGTAGTAGATTCCATGAAAACAGTcccaaatttaattaaattaaattcaaaaagtaGTACTTCTATTGCAGtggattttcttttctttttcttttttcggAATTTCGAGATAGTTTAGTTTGTGTAATCTTCCCCGCGAAATAAACCAAAAATTAAACACCAAGAACGGATGGCAAACCGATCgagtattttaaatttacttACTGTGTTGCACGTTAAAAAGTGAAGAAATCACACAAATGGAATAGTGAAAACTGTAGAGATCAAAATACGATTTCTTGAAATTGGATGAAACATTCTGAACGATCGTTTGTGCATAAATGAAACATTCTAAATCGATTTTATCCGCAGAAAAACAAAAAGTATGCCCTTTATTTAGACCTCTTGCCATCTTTTTTCTTTATCACTTCATCTATGTACATTATGCCTTTGCCTTTGTACACTTCGGGAGGCTTGCAACTACGAACGGCAGCTGCAAATTGATGCACCCTCTCCTTGTCAATCCCAGTGCAGCAGACAACGTTATTTTTGAAGCAAAAGACACGAACTGCTGGAGGCACCGTCAGTTCAACCTCGTGGCTATAACCGAGTTTCAAGTACAAGAGACGGCCTTCAGCTTCTGCTCTAGCCTTAAAACCGACACCAACAATCTTAAGAAAGCGAAAGAACTTGGCTTCCATTTCAGCAAATATTAATCACCTGAAAATAAGTATGAATGAAGTCAAGAATGTGAAATAAAAGCGAAAATACGAACAAACAAGGGTTTCCAGTGAAGATTTAATAGACACGAATGAAACAACTACTCGTGACACAAAAACTAAAAGGTTGGTAGGGTTGCACCTTCCTCTGCCTCATGCAACAACGCATTCAGATGTCTAACAACATTGGAAAATCTAAATAGGCAAGTGCCACAtaaaattatcaatttataaccTAATCGTATGTGTAAGATACAATCATATTTCTACGAAACAAAATCACTTAATCGTAGCATATGCAATTGTATGTAAAACCAAATTCTTAACTTGCAGATATATGTTCATCAGGACAATACTTTTTGCATCTGTTCCGGTTTGGCATCCTGCATCCTATCAATAGGAAAAGGAAAGATCTACAGCGCAAAGATGATATCCAACAAAGTAATATTTACTATAGCAGCATCTAAAATGCAAAAGTGTGAGTTAAAACTTAGTGGTTTGGTGCAGAAATAGCAGTCAGATACAAAAACAAACGGTCAAACATATTAATGACAAATAAACTCGAACAGCTAATGCTTGAAATGCAACCAGGCAATTGGATTTCTTCAGCCTCTTTCACTGCCCCTCCAAATCTCGTCATGGAATCAATTCGAAAACCAAAATACAGATCATGAATTAGTGTCtgcattcaatttcaaaaaaaaaaaatatcccaATTGTGTCTAATTTTCCATTTTGAATTCTGCCTCTTTCACTGCCTCTCCAAATCTCTTCAAGGATTCAATTCGAAAACCTAAATCCTAAAATAACATACACTAGAGCCAAATAGTTCAATTGGTACGAACCCCAGGTTTCTGAAACGGCATTTCATCAAACAGTTGTCACTCTTGAGAACTGGAACTGAATAAATATGCAACAGACCAGAAAACATATGTACATAAGCAAATCAGAGGAGATGAACGCAAAGATAGTATTTAAAAGCACACACAGATGCATCTTCATAGACAGGAAAGTTCGCGCCTTTACCCGGAAATTGCTCTCTAGTGAACAAACTGAAATTTCAGTCCCAAGAAATCACTTGTGGTTCCTGTCAGCTTTATTTGTTCAACGAAGCCTGGCTTCTTGCTTCGGGGCcaacaaatttattttttttttaagaaaatgaccACATGAACGATGAGTTCATTTTCTTAAATTTTACAAATTTCCCCTCTTGCTTCTAACCAGAAAAAACCAATCAAGGTCGTATATTTAGGAACTTTTTGGCTTTGTTAAGTTTTTGAAATTCATTATTTAAAAACAAGTAgtgtcacgaatctttatctgtaaaaGGATAAATCCTACCAATATTCAGAATAAAAAGTAAGactacataaaaaataatattttttcatgaatgacccaaataagagattcgtctcacaaaataccatttgtgagaccgtctcacacaaatttctgccttaaaaaaatcttttttcatcttaaagaatataaataatttaataatttatcaacattataacttaaaataaatcattGGGAAAGTGTTTTTTTAAATCAAGTTGAACAAGTAGTACACCAGTCCTCTATCATGGATATGCCACAAAAGTTTCCACGTGATGACATCAAAATAgatgaataaataaaatgagAGCGCTTCGAAACTCAACTATGAAACTTAAATCCTAATCCGAGGAGTCCTAAGAATCCACTCAATATGGAGGAGGGTACTTTGCAGCAAGTATTTGAATAACATGATAGTAATGATATCAGGCTTAAAAATGCAGCACATAACCATTATTACATAGGAACAGAGAGTCGTTTTTAATCTGGAAAATATCCAGTAAAAATTCCTACAAGTTTTTTGGTAAGATCTATAATCCCAGTTTAGAATCTCATAGACCATAACCATTGCAGCTATAGCGCTTCCTGAATGAGCTTCTCCGTCAGAGATTTTGAAAGTCCCATTACACAATCCGCAGTTCCTATCTGTAAAACATTTCAACTCTATGAGGGCGGCTAAAATGGCAACGTTTTTTTAGGTAAGCTCAAATGACATGACATTGAGACAGATCGAGAGGCTAACCACGGTGTCTATCAAAGGCAAAGTCAGTGTGTGTTCGAGCATCAAACCCCCGGCAACATTCAATATCATTCCTTCTTCAATCTAAGACATTTAGACCATATTACTAATGAGCAAATGCAATATGAAATAATAAGTACTGATCAGTGCTTGGTTCTTTTCAGCAACACACCAGACTTTCAATGACTTCATCTGGTATGTCAAGGAAATAAACCTGCATATCAAAGTGAAAGTAATGAAAATACTGCACCAAGCCTATGAAGCCAAGAAATCAAGATCTTCTctttttcaagaaaataaaTTACGCTACCTCCGCACTCTCCCATCCTCCTTTTCTACAACCAGTACCCAGGTTGGTGACAACTACCGATCCAACCACTCTAGTGGAACCGCCAGAATAGTCTGCAAAACAAATCGAGAACAAGAATTGGATACTTCTATGTAATTAGGGGCTGCTGTTGAGAAATCAATAAACCAACCTCTGATAAACTGTCTTGCTTCATCACTACTTGATGGCTTTTCTCTGACAATCCCTTCATGCACCACAACCTTGACACCAGTTAGATGCAATCAAAACTTAGCTGTTTCACGATGGTAGAAAATttgaagcaattcaagaaatgcgATTATATAGCCTTTTCATGATTGGAGAAACCCCATGGTAAATGGCAAGAAAAAACTTATTGCGAAGAGAATATGAAAGTATACTGTATCTGCCGTGATTAGCAGTGTGGGAGATGACATGACTGCAAATTTGTCTAGATTCTGAAGCTTCAACATAATCGCATCAGCCTTCAGGGTAAAAACAATTGAATTATCATCCAAGCGCAGGATTGAAATAACAAGAAACCTAGAGCCATTTAGCACGACCTCTCACCTCAAGGAGAATGAGATGTAACTAATTTGATTTTCCGTCGCCACAactacatttaaaaaaataacaagaAGCACTAAATGTTTCCAGGAGAAGTCTGAGCATGGCCGTTTTAATCCCCCATGAAAAAGCCTTAAATATTCCTTTCTCAAGCATAGTTCAACTAGAGGTTGCAACCCCACATGGCAGTTAAAATATGGTACCTTTGCCTCAGCTAGGGTCATCACAAGATCTTCTGGCTTTTCCTTTCTGATACTTTTTTCATCGATATCTGCAGTCTAAATcgctaaataattcaacaaatattttggaaaaatGAGAAGAGAGCACTGCAAAAGAAAGCAATAAAAGATACCATGATTTGAAAGTGGTAGCCCATGTCAGCAAGAATTTGTCGACGTGCGAGTGAAGATGAACCCAATATGATCTAATCTTGGACAGCAAATACAACGATTATACGTGTACATCCATCGCGTTAACTAATAGAGTATTTCTTCAAAACATACACAGCATAATAAATAAACACCTCAAACATCTGGTTCTTCGGAGCCATTCTATTCGCTGTTGTCCCCTCTTTCAACTCCAAAAAGATAAGAATGATAAAGGGAGTAGGCGCTAAGAATCAACGGCTCCGATTTATTCTGATCCCTTCTAAATATAAAAACGGAGGAACGGCAGACGATTTTactggtcgtattttgtgatacagttCTCTTATTttagtcatctatgaaaaaatattactttttatactaagaatattattttttattgtaaataattGTAAGATTgaatcgtctcacaaataaagattattaataccatctcacaaaaaacatactacataaataaatatcaaTAAAATCATCTTACAATAAAACTACTTGTTATATTAACATCATTTTATTATAggaaaacaaattaataataataatgtaaataaatcataaagaaAGTATGTAtttttttcattcaaaatagTCAATTTCTTACTTTTAAGTGGAACCcccaaattattattattatgattctACTGAATAAACAATTTGTTCTACATGTAACAtcataaagttttaaaattcttaTAAAATATATGTTGGAAGGTATTATTTGAAGAGAAGCATCATGCCGAAACCCTAACCCCGATCTGCCGATATTTGCTATGTCTCAACCAATCCCATTCGACTCAGACGAAGAACAAAATCACCAAGAAACTCGTTTGGATCAACAATCTCAGCAAATCCTCCGTCTGGATTCTGTCAACTCCACCATACTCATCAGACAGCTCCCCTCACAGGGTCTCTCCTTCCAACTCTGGCCCGCCGCCGCCACCCTCGTCGCCCTCCTCGACCGCTGCCGTGCGGGTCACTCAACCACATCCGCTCTCTCCTCCTTGCTCGACGCCCACCAACCCCACCGCATACGTATTCTTGAGCTGGGCTCCGGCACTGGAGTGGTGGGAATCGCAGCGGCTGCTCTGCTTCGAGCTAGTGTAACTGTCACGGATCTCCCTCATGTACTCCCTAATATGAGATATAATATTGATGCTAACGCCGGAATCTTGGAGTTCTGCGGCGGTGATGTCAACTCGGCGTCGCTATCATGGGGGAACATTGGAGAAATGGAAGCCATTGGCAGAGAATATGACGTAATACTGGCGTCTGATGTGGTGTACCATAATCATCTGTACGAGCCTCTGATCCAGACCCTTAAGTTTTATCTTCAGGGAAGTGAGAAAGAAATGGTTTTCTTGATGGCCCATTTGAAGAGGTGGAAGAAGGAATCAGCCTTCTTTAAGAAGGCTCGCAAGTTCTTTGACGTTAAGGTTCTGTACACTGATAGCCCCTGTAATGGGGCCAGAGTTGGTGTCAAAGTTTATTCATTTGTAAGCAAAGGGTAGTGAAAAATTGGAGGCTCAGTTCAAATAACAGTGATTCAAAATTATCGTCTTGTAGAATACTCTTGTAAGATTTATATTGCATAATGTAACATTTTTAAGACAAAAGTGTGTGTCAAACATGAATAACCAACCCAAGAAACATTGAatttagagagaaaaatatgaaaaaccaaCACGGACGAATAAACGGCGAGAGAAAAGTATATCTACCAACATGCCTCTTCAAATCACCCACCCGTCAGTCAGTTTGCTCGAAATAGTTCCTTCGACAGGACCTTATAGTATTCAAAGTGTACCTACCAACGGGCAACGATACCACGTCCGTCGAGAAGTACATACAATTTCAAGCACAAACCACCTACCCTTGATCACATTTTCCTCGGTGAGTAGCTCCAAATGTaaggaaaaaaaacaaaacagtgTAGCTGTGTAGTAATCCcacaataaaaaaagaaaaaaagaacgAAGACACACTTTCTAGTAATTGATGGTTTTAATGTTGAAGCAAAGTGTTGGACTGATAACTCTGATTTGTTTGAGGAAAGGTCGCAAGATATCATTGGGTCACAAAATAAGCCCGCCCAAATAAAGGGCCAATATCAAGCTTGGGAAAGAGGCAATGGCCCAACAAGTTGAGTTATGATTCCTGATTAAATAAATCTTTCTTGTAACAGAAATATCCAAAAATACTCGACTCATATTCCCACGAGGGACATTAAGCTCTGAAGCTGTGGTTTGTTTTGGatttttaagattgaaaatttGTATTGCATCTTTTGTAAATATCACGgaattattttcataaaatatttttttaaaattttagtttttcaGATAAATTGAAATTGTACAAGCTGGTTGTATTTGCAAGCTAGCCGAAAGTTGTAAGAAAAGGAAAGCAATCTAGTCTACCAAACATAGAAATAACTCATTTTCACTCCATCCTATGTAAGAACGTCCGATCGGTGCATGAAACCAAAAGAGAAACAGctaaaacattagatttcataaccAACTGTCGCCATCAAACGGCGGAAATTAATTGGAATATCAATATTCAGTAATttaaccaattttttttaaaaattaaaatccatggaaatggaCTCATGACGTAAAATTGTGAACAAGACTTGGACTGTCTGTGACGTTGAACCGCCATGAAATCGAGTTGCGGTAATCGTCTACTTCGGCGAATCGGAACTCGTTTGTGTAAGGGGGAGGATAATAGATCGTTTTATGGGGCCATGAATCATTCGTCACGTTTTGAGGGTCGGCGCCGCCTCCGCTGCCGGTGGTGATGGAGTCGGCTGTCGTGGCTCTTCTCTCTTCTTTCTTGAACCGTATCCCGCATGCATTGCACAGTGACTGCAAGAATTCATGAATTGTATTAGTCCCTCTATTAAACTAGAGTGATCAATCACTAGCTAGCTAGGACAACAGTAACGATTTCAATAAAAATCATGAGTAATTAGCTGTTTTTAACCTTAGGGCCTCTGGGACCGTTCCTCCAGAGAGGAGTAGAAGTGGTGTCGCAATTAGCACATCGGCGGGCCAGGAGGGGATCCGTGCCACGGTGAGTCTTGACGGTGGACGGCGTCGGAGTCATATGTTTGGAAGGAAAATTGTTCCATCCAAAGCCAGGCATGCAGCAAGAAGACCGCTTCTTCTCATTACTGCGACGAGTGGAAGGCGTGCCCAACGAAAGAGTGCAATCAACTGAAGAGGGCGGAGAATTAGCCGCAAAAGAATACATTTCCCCTTCATCAAATTCAAGATATCCATCGTTATTCTTGGAAAAGAACATTGAAAATGAATTCCCTCGAGTAGAATGGTACATGCCACACGTACAACCCCTCACCATGTTCGAGCTACCGCACCTGTGCAtctttcttgaatgttttctacACAAATTCCAACTTTCTTGAACTTAAAACACAAGGGTTTTCTTCTTCTATCCCAAAAAATAAGCAGGAAGAACAACAAGTTCCACAAGATGCCAAGAATAATATCAGGACGAAAATTGAAGCCGGGTGTTTTTAGAGAAACAGAATATGGAATTGTGGGGTATCGGtaattttttttcaacaaaCAAGTACGTACTAGCAAATAGTGAATCGAAAGTGATCTATGATAGTGAAAATAACACAATGCttgaacaacaacaacaacaacatagGACAGAGAGCAGGTTTTATTGCACGACAGATCAGAGAtatagagtgtgtgtgtgtgtgtgtgtgtgtgtatatatatatatatatatatatatttgtcttTAGCTTTATTGAAGCTAATAAAATGGAAAAATATCAGTCTCAATCTGCAGCATTCCACGTTCAGATTGATTGAGAATATCTGATCTTGCTGCAATGTTGCATAAGCAGAACAAAACTATCAGTAAAATTACGTAAAACTGGATACAGAGAAAAAGAACATTGATTACACTTTGCAGTGAGCAATCTAATGAAAGAAAGAAATATTTCATATAAGGAGACCAGAATTGTGTGTGTATATAGAGATGATCTTGATTCTTGAGAGAtagatatacatatacatacagggATTGGGTGTGGAAGTCGAGTGATGTAGTGGGTGATTGGGCAGTCAAAAGAACCCAAATGACTAATATATATAATGATGTGACAAATTGAAATATAATCATAATATAACTATTTTTTAATCCTAATTTAttgtaaaattatgaaaatgagATGACACAAAGATATTGAATTGTCTCTTGCTTTGCACCAAACGATGCCAAATATCACATTAATCAAGTATATAAACGCGTAGATGAAGATGAATCGAACCAAAACTAATTAATTCCAATTTCAATATCCATACGGGTTCAACCTAGCTTTAGCTTTAGAGATAGAGtaagtttcttgtgagacggtctcacgaatctttatatgttaGATGAGTCAACTTTAccgatattttttcatgaatgatccaaataagagatatgtctcacaaaatacaacttattaaaccgtcttacacaagttttttgcCTTATAGAGATATTCCCCAAATATGTTTTCAATTAtccataatattaatttatatttacatATGGAATCCACatcacgttatcagcacgagtACTCTTCAAGTTGCAATGGCGAACATCACCAAACTTGAATTTGAAGCACTTGACTTGActggaaaaaattatttatcatggATTTTGGATGCCGAGGTCCACCTTATCTCTATGAATTTAGGAGATACAATAAAAGAAGGAAATGAAATGTCCCAGCAGGACCGTGCAAAGGCACTTATTTTTCTCCGTCATCACCTCAATGATGGGTTGAAAGTCGAATATCTCACTGTGAAAGAGCCACGAGAGCTTTGGAAAAATCTAAAAGAAATATTTGACCATCAACGAACTGTAATTCTCCCAAGAGCCCGATATGAATGGATGCACCTACGGTTACAAGATTTTAAGTCCGTAAGTGATAATAACTTTGCATTATTCAAGACTAGTTCCACACTGATACTTTGTGGAGAGAAAGTCACTGATCAAGACATGTTAGAAAAAACATTCTCCACTTTTCATGCATCAAACGTGCTCCTGCAGCAGCAATATCGTGAACGTGGATTTCAAAGGTACTCTGAACTCATCTTATGCTTACTAGTTGCTGAACAAAACAATGAGCTGCTCATGAAAAATCACCAAATGCGCCCAACTGGATCCACACCATTTCTTGAAGCAAATGGAACTACATTTCCTGAAGAATATGAAATTGCATTTCCTGAAGTGAATGCTAATTccactaaaaatcataacaatgaaagtggacgtggacgtggacgtggacgtgggcGTGGCCAAAGAAGATACTATCAGCAACAAAATGGAAAGAAACATAAAACAAGCCACCAGCAATGGAATTCCAATAATGAAGAAGCAAAAGAGAAGAGTTTCAAAGTATATGAAGAAAAATGTTATAGATGTGGAATGGAAGGGCATTGGTCTCGTACCTGTCGTACGGAAAAACATCTTGTGGATCTATATCAAAAATCAATCAAGGAAAATGGAAAAATGGAGATAAATTTTGTGGACAATGATGATCCAATTGATATAATTCACTTGGACGTCTCTGATTTCTTTGCTAATCCAGATGGAAATATAGATAATTTGATTGGTGGTGGTGTGTTAGAAAATAATGAGTAATTACTTTCATTGGTCTTGTTCCTACTTTGAATTTCTAGTGTTTATTAGGTTATCGTGGTCTcgtttttattttgatgttcAGTTCATGTTTAGGATTTGTCATGGAGGTTTATTTTGTTATTCAATAAATGTTTTcattattcaataaaatatttcatttgaAAGCTTTACACATTATTTATTGAATTTAGCttattgaattatatttttattttagattAACGATAAGATGTCAGGATGAATGCTTAGTGGATAGTGGTACAACACATACCATTCTTCAAAATAAAAGGTATTTTTTTGGAGTTAACATTAGCTGAAAATAATGTTACAACAATATCGGGTGCATCAAAAATTATTGAAGGTTATGGAAAGGCAAAAATTATTTTACCAAATAATACAAGCCTATATATTGAAAATGCCCTATATGCAAGCAAATCCAGTAGAAATTTGCTTAGCTTTAAAGACATCTGCCGAAATGGATACCATATTGAAAcattaaatgaaaataatttcgAATACCTTTGCATAACATCTATTATATCTGGCCAGAAGcagataaaagaaaaattatgtgCACTCTCTTCTGGAGTGTATTTTACAACAATAAAAACAGTCGAAGAAAACATTGTCACAAACCAGAAGTTTGTTGACCAACAGAGCTTCAAATTATGGCATGATCGACTTGGTCACCCTGGGGCAACAATGATGCGCAGAATAATAATTAACTCACATGGACACCCTCTAAAGAACCAGAAGATTCTTTTACACAATGATTATCCATGTGTAGCTTGTTCACAAGGCAAACTAATTATAAGACCTTCCCCTACAAAGATTGATGTTGAAATCCCAACCTTCTTGGAGAGAATCCATGGGGATATTTGTGGGCCTATACacccaccatgtggaccatttcgATACttcatggtattgattgatgcgtCTACTAGATGGTCACATGTTAGTTTGCTTTCAACTCGAAATATAGCTTTTGCTAGATTACTtgcgcaaattattaaattacgaGCTCAATTCCCAGATCACTCAATCAAGACAATTCGTCTTGATAATGCTGCTGAATTTAAATCGCAAACATTTAATGACTATTGTATGTCAATAGGGATTTCAGTTGAGCATTCGGTTGCTCATGTCCATACACAAAATGGCTTAGCAGAGTCATTCATTAAGCGTTTGCAATTAATTGCTAGACCATTATTGATGAGAACCAAACTTCCATCATCTGTGTGGGGACATGCCATATTACATGCTGCATCATTGATTCGTATAAGGCCAACTAATTATCACCAATACTCACCCTTACAACTTGCTTATGGTCGAGAGCCTGATGTTTCTCACATTCGAGTATTTGGTTGTGCAGTACAAGTCCCTCTCCCACCTACACAGCGAACCAAAATGGGCCCACAACGTAGACTTGGGATTTATGTGGGATATGATTCACCATCTATTATTAGATTTTTGGAACCTTTAACAGGAGATTTGTTTACTGCGAGATTTGCAGATTGCCACTTCGATGAATTGGAATTTCCAAATCTAGGGGAAATAAAGTTGTGTCCCGAAGAACAACAAAAGATTTGTTGGAATGAGAAAACACTATCTCATTATGATCCTCGAAATAATCAATGTGAGCAAGAAGTTGAAAGAATCATTCACCTGCAAAGAATTGCAAATCAATTGCCCGATACTTTTGTTAATACAAAGAATGTGACAAAGTCACATATACATGCAGAGAATACCCCTGTCAAAATTGATGTCCCCGTAGGACCAGCCATTATTCAACCTGCAAATGAATCTAAAATACGCCAGAAGCGTGGTCGACCAATTGGTTCAAAGGATATTGTACCTCGAAAAAGAAAGGTACAagagaaagaaaattcaaaagctCCCGAagaagaaatcttggatgatatAGTAAGAGAGATCAATGAACCAAACTTGGATAATATTATTCCTGAAGAATCAAATTCTCATGAAAATAATGAGAtttcaataaattatatatcatcTCGAAAATTGTGGGATCGAAATAACACAATTGTTGACACTGTCTTTGCCCTAAATGTCGCCCTTGACATCATACATGATGAAGACACAGAACCACAATCC
Coding sequences:
- the LOC140838308 gene encoding protein AE7-like 1, which codes for MHHVRDIRDPEHPYSLEQLSVLSEESITVDEKLGRILITFTPTIQHRSMATVVGLCLREKLKDCFPPHFKVDIKVAPGSHANE
- the LOC140838306 gene encoding large ribosomal subunit protein uL6m-like gives rise to the protein MEAKFFRFLKIVGVGFKARAEAEGRLLYLKLGYSHEVELTVPPAVRVFCFKNNVVCCTGIDKERVHQFAAAVRSCKPPEVYKGKGIMYIDEVIKKKDGKRSK
- the LOC140838311 gene encoding uncharacterized protein isoform X1, producing the protein MAPKNQMFEIILGSSSLARRQILADMGYHFQIMTADIDEKSIRKEKPEDLVMTLAEAKADAIMLKLQNLDKFAVMSSPTLLITADTVVVHEGIVREKPSSSDEARQFIRDYSGGSTRVVGSVVVTNLGTGCRKGGWESAEVYFLDIPDEVIESLIEEGMILNVAGGLMLEHTLTLPLIDTVIGTADCVMGLSKSLTEKLIQEAL
- the LOC140838311 gene encoding uncharacterized protein isoform X3, with protein sequence MTLAEAKADAIMLKLQNLDKFAVMSSPTLLITADTVVVHEGIVREKPSSSDEARQFIRDYSGGSTRVVGSVVVTNLGTGCRKGGWESAEVYFLDIPDEVIESLIEEGMILNVAGGLMLEHTLTLPLIDTVIGTADCVMGLSKSLTEKLIQEAL
- the LOC140838311 gene encoding uncharacterized protein isoform X2, whose product is MGYHFQIMTADIDEKSIRKEKPEDLVMTLAEAKADAIMLKLQNLDKFAVMSSPTLLITADTVVVHEGIVREKPSSSDEARQFIRDYSGGSTRVVGSVVVTNLGTGCRKGGWESAEVYFLDIPDEVIESLIEEGMILNVAGGLMLEHTLTLPLIDTVIGTADCVMGLSKSLTEKLIQEAL
- the LOC140838309 gene encoding uncharacterized protein, coding for MSQPIPFDSDEEQNHQETRLDQQSQQILRLDSVNSTILIRQLPSQGLSFQLWPAAATLVALLDRCRAGHSTTSALSSLLDAHQPHRIRILELGSGTGVVGIAAAALLRASVTVTDLPHVLPNMRYNIDANAGILEFCGGDVNSASLSWGNIGEMEAIGREYDVILASDVVYHNHLYEPLIQTLKFYLQGSEKEMVFLMAHLKRWKKESAFFKKARKFFDVKVLYTDSPCNGARVGVKVYSFVSKG
- the LOC140838310 gene encoding GATA transcription factor 19-like is translated as MHRCGSSNMVRGCTCGMYHSTRGNSFSMFFSKNNDGYLEFDEGEMYSFAANSPPSSVDCTLSLGTPSTRRSNEKKRSSCCMPGFGWNNFPSKHMTPTPSTVKTHRGTDPLLARRCANCDTTSTPLWRNGPRGPKSLCNACGIRFKKEERRATTADSITTGSGGGADPQNVTNDSWPHKTIYYPPPYTNEFRFAEVDDYRNSISWRFNVTDSPSLVHNFTS
- the LOC140837915 gene encoding uncharacterized protein, which gives rise to MANITKLEFEALDLTGKNYLSWILDAEVHLISMNLGDTIKEGNEMSQQDRAKALIFLRHHLNDGLKVEYLTVKEPRELWKNLKEIFDHQRTVILPRARYEWMHLRLQDFKSVSDNNFALFKTSSTLILCGEKVTDQDMLEKTFSTFHASNVLLQQQYRERGFQRYSELILCLLVAEQNNELLMKNHQMRPTGSTPFLEANGTTFPEEYEIAFPEENGKMEINFVDNDDPIDIIHLDVSDFFANPDGNIDNLIGGGVLENNE